In a single window of the Acidobacteriota bacterium genome:
- a CDS encoding ECF-type sigma factor — MTHPIAGSAFDTAGSSSLPITQLLDSARRGGPQATSSLLRAVYRELRRTAQSIVGHESKDCTLAATEVVHEAYLRLFKGEDVPWENRRHFFGSAAVAMRRVLIDHARARRSGRRIPREAMVELDAGSLCELPNLDILALDAALTKLRTVSPRQAEIVELRFFSGLTESEIAKLLGLSRPTVSRDWKVARLRLLRDIET, encoded by the coding sequence ATGACCCATCCAATTGCAGGCAGTGCTTTTGATACCGCAGGCTCCAGCAGCCTTCCCATCACTCAGCTCTTGGACAGTGCCCGGCGCGGTGGTCCGCAAGCCACCAGCAGTCTTCTGAGGGCGGTTTACCGCGAGTTGCGCCGGACCGCCCAATCGATCGTCGGTCACGAGTCCAAAGATTGCACCCTGGCGGCGACGGAAGTCGTCCATGAGGCTTACCTCCGCTTGTTCAAAGGCGAGGACGTGCCGTGGGAGAACCGGCGGCACTTCTTCGGTTCGGCGGCGGTGGCCATGCGTCGGGTGCTGATCGATCACGCGCGGGCGCGCCGGTCGGGCCGGCGCATTCCGCGCGAGGCGATGGTCGAGCTCGACGCCGGCTCACTCTGCGAGTTGCCCAATCTCGACATTCTCGCCCTCGACGCGGCCCTGACCAAGTTGCGAACGGTCAGTCCGCGACAGGCCGAGATCGTCGAGCTGCGATTTTTCTCCGGCCTCACCGAGAGCGAGATCGCCAAGCTCCTGGGCCTCTCCCGGCCGACCGTCAGCCGCGACTGGAAGGTGGCCCGATTGCGCCTTTTGCGTGACATCGAAACGTAG
- a CDS encoding PatA/PatG family cyanobactin maturation protease: MQIAGLAELSTATQGGDPEIRIAILDGPVNRHHRSLVEASLEYAETVTEDLEGHLAEHGTHVTSLLFGQGDPRGLAPACSGLVLPIYPVDGGQLRACSQADLAAALDRAREHRVDVINISGGELRPSVDDSHPLLKAAVERCVDAGILVVAAAGNDGCDCQLTPAALPGVLAVGAEGDDGQPLAFSNWGDAYREQGLLAPGANLSGAAPQGGEIERSGTSFATAVVSGVAALLMSYEHQHGRRLDGTAVRTLLLDTARPCPVEGDACRRFLAGSIDAAAAFERLASSRFSKAAAASSAVGRSDQPTNHPLPMENLMNPTEETRSSSALPEGAESRQDESLPTVGPAIDVAGPTMPTVAPPSAPAAIAPAAAEEVVPAGCGDHGLAYVVGQLDIEFVSDARRDSIQQSMGGAPPTDTHALLDHLDKTPWEADSVLWLLSIEGTPMYALRPGGPYAATLFDRLRDALRQQIDHDVERVAIAGALGAPMQLQDGRSWPVLAPDPRGIFAWSTDALIAAVAGKPPKDKEAAAEHEKAVAGVHNFLERVYYEFRNLGVTSHDRALNFSATNAFQAFHVLQDAAQAGLELDTIEAEQSPIGRPGSDTWDVKMVFFDPRHRMETARRVFRFTIDVSDVIPVTIGPVRSWSIY, encoded by the coding sequence ATGCAGATCGCCGGCCTCGCCGAGCTCTCCACAGCAACTCAGGGAGGGGATCCGGAGATTCGGATCGCCATCCTCGACGGTCCCGTCAACCGGCATCATCGAAGTCTTGTCGAGGCTTCCCTGGAGTATGCCGAGACCGTGACCGAGGACCTCGAAGGGCACTTGGCCGAGCACGGCACCCATGTCACCAGCTTGCTCTTCGGGCAAGGTGATCCCCGCGGCCTGGCGCCTGCTTGCTCCGGCCTCGTGTTGCCGATCTACCCGGTCGACGGTGGGCAGCTCCGTGCTTGTTCTCAGGCCGACCTGGCGGCGGCCCTCGACCGCGCTCGTGAGCATCGAGTCGACGTCATCAACATCAGTGGTGGCGAGCTGCGACCGTCCGTCGACGACAGCCACCCGCTGCTGAAGGCGGCGGTGGAGCGCTGTGTCGATGCCGGAATTCTGGTCGTGGCGGCGGCCGGCAACGATGGCTGCGACTGCCAACTCACTCCGGCGGCCTTGCCGGGGGTGCTCGCCGTCGGTGCCGAAGGTGACGACGGCCAACCGCTCGCCTTCAGCAACTGGGGAGACGCCTACCGCGAGCAGGGCCTGTTGGCCCCCGGAGCCAACCTCTCCGGCGCGGCTCCCCAGGGCGGCGAGATCGAACGCAGCGGAACCAGCTTCGCCACCGCCGTGGTCTCCGGAGTGGCCGCCCTGTTGATGAGCTACGAGCACCAGCACGGTCGCCGCCTCGACGGCACCGCGGTGCGAACCCTGCTCCTCGACACGGCTCGACCTTGTCCCGTCGAAGGCGATGCCTGTCGCCGCTTCTTGGCCGGCAGCATCGACGCCGCCGCCGCTTTCGAACGCCTCGCTTCCTCCCGTTTCTCAAAGGCCGCTGCGGCGAGCTCCGCCGTCGGCCGATCCGATCAACCCACGAACCATCCACTCCCCATGGAGAACCTCATGAATCCAACCGAAGAGACTCGCAGCAGCTCTGCCCTCCCCGAGGGCGCCGAATCGCGGCAAGACGAAAGCTTGCCGACGGTGGGGCCGGCGATCGACGTCGCTGGCCCCACGATGCCGACCGTCGCCCCACCGTCGGCCCCTGCGGCCATCGCGCCGGCGGCGGCGGAAGAGGTCGTTCCCGCCGGCTGTGGCGATCACGGCCTGGCCTATGTCGTCGGCCAGCTCGACATCGAGTTCGTCAGCGACGCCCGCCGTGATTCCATCCAGCAGAGCATGGGCGGCGCTCCGCCGACCGATACCCATGCCTTGCTCGATCATCTCGACAAGACCCCCTGGGAGGCCGACTCGGTGCTCTGGCTGCTCAGCATCGAAGGTACCCCGATGTACGCGCTGCGTCCCGGCGGTCCCTACGCGGCGACCCTCTTCGATCGCTTGCGCGATGCCCTGCGCCAGCAGATCGACCATGACGTCGAGCGGGTGGCGATCGCGGGCGCCCTGGGAGCTCCGATGCAACTGCAGGACGGACGCTCCTGGCCGGTGTTGGCACCGGATCCGCGGGGCATCTTCGCCTGGTCCACGGACGCTCTCATCGCCGCCGTCGCCGGCAAGCCGCCGAAGGACAAGGAGGCGGCCGCAGAGCACGAGAAGGCGGTTGCCGGAGTGCACAACTTCCTCGAGCGTGTCTACTACGAGTTTCGCAATCTCGGAGTGACCTCCCATGATCGGGCCCTGAACTTCTCCGCCACCAATGCGTTCCAGGCGTTCCACGTTCTGCAGGACGCCGCCCAGGCCGGCCTCGAGCTCGACACCATCGAGGCCGAGCAAAGCCCTATCGGTCGCCCCGGTTCCGATACCTGGGACGTCAAGATGGTGTTCTTCGATCCGCGCCATCGCATGGAGACGGCGCGGCGCGTCTTCCGCTTCACCATCGACGTCAGTGACGTCATTCCGGTGACCATCGGACCGGTTCGCTCCTGGTCGATCTACTAG
- a CDS encoding peroxiredoxin translates to MLQPGDCAPVFSARDHNGRWVRLEEYRGRRVVLWFYPQAETPGUIRQGTGFRDRIRDFQRHRIAVIGVSTDRPSVNAVFAAKYGFSFPLVGDPMRSICVAYGACEAVGSKPGRRITFLIESAGRVESVIPEPAIEIERHAQQVLDLVLRVRRDPPPASDSPSVTCPSTPGISASSSAGSSRHGARRPISFRGP, encoded by the coding sequence ATGCTGCAACCCGGCGACTGCGCTCCGGTTTTTTCCGCCCGTGATCACAACGGGCGGTGGGTGCGGCTGGAGGAGTACCGCGGACGGCGAGTCGTGCTGTGGTTCTACCCCCAGGCCGAGACCCCCGGTTGAATCCGCCAAGGCACCGGATTCCGTGACCGAATCCGCGACTTTCAGCGCCATCGAATCGCTGTCATTGGAGTGAGCACCGACCGGCCCTCGGTCAACGCGGTGTTCGCCGCCAAGTACGGCTTCTCGTTCCCTCTGGTGGGCGATCCGATGCGCTCGATATGTGTTGCCTACGGAGCTTGTGAGGCCGTCGGGTCCAAGCCGGGTCGTCGCATCACCTTTTTGATCGAGTCCGCCGGGCGGGTCGAGTCGGTGATTCCGGAACCGGCGATCGAGATCGAGCGCCATGCCCAGCAGGTTCTCGACCTGGTGCTCCGAGTCCGCCGCGACCCACCGCCGGCGAGCGATAGCCCGTCCGTCACATGCCCTTCGACTCCGGGCATCTCGGCCTCCAGCTCCGCTGGGTCGAGTCGCCATGGAGCGAGAAGACCCATCTCGTTTCGGGGGCCCTAG
- the uppS gene encoding polyprenyl diphosphate synthase, giving the protein MMNRIPSRKLGQEAGDALGDRDPRTALPGGSGPSPRHLAIIPDGNRRWAQRRGLTAPCGHAQGFLVTTPPLLEAIWQHGVRHTTLWMFSTDNWQRPKEELDPLMVIYERFLELLVPLTRRHDIRVCHRGRSDRLPMALGRRLAMTLAACSSGRRGTLQLALDYGGRDELVRTVRSLVAAGVAADDIDETRLAAELDNRSSYGRPEMEPGDPDLILRTSGEQRLSGFMPWQSCHSELFFPSTLYPDLSDVELRRILAAYGERQRRYGR; this is encoded by the coding sequence ATGATGAACCGGATCCCCTCGCGCAAGCTTGGTCAGGAGGCGGGTGACGCCCTCGGTGATCGCGATCCTCGGACCGCCCTGCCGGGGGGGTCCGGCCCTTCGCCTCGGCACCTCGCGATCATTCCCGACGGCAATCGCCGCTGGGCCCAGCGGCGCGGTCTGACCGCCCCCTGCGGCCATGCCCAGGGCTTCCTGGTGACCACGCCGCCGTTGCTCGAAGCCATCTGGCAGCACGGCGTGCGCCACACCACCCTGTGGATGTTCTCCACCGACAACTGGCAGCGTCCCAAGGAGGAGCTCGATCCCCTGATGGTGATCTACGAGCGCTTCCTCGAGCTGCTGGTGCCGCTAACCCGGCGTCACGACATTCGGGTCTGCCATCGCGGCCGGTCCGATCGGTTGCCGATGGCCCTCGGTCGTCGTCTGGCGATGACCCTCGCCGCCTGCTCATCGGGTCGCCGGGGCACCCTCCAGCTCGCCCTCGACTACGGCGGGCGCGATGAGTTGGTGCGCACCGTGCGGTCGCTGGTGGCGGCGGGCGTTGCGGCCGACGACATCGACGAGACCCGACTCGCCGCCGAGCTCGATAACCGCTCCTCCTACGGGCGGCCCGAGATGGAGCCCGGCGATCCCGACCTGATTCTGCGCACCTCCGGCGAGCAGCGCCTTTCCGGCTTCATGCCCTGGCAGAGCTGCCACAGCGAGCTGTTCTTCCCATCCACCCTCTACCCGGATCTGAGCGATGTCGAGCTACGACGAATCCTCGCCGCCTACGGCGAACGCCAGCGCCGCTACGGCCGCTGA